In one Rutidosis leptorrhynchoides isolate AG116_Rl617_1_P2 chromosome 8, CSIRO_AGI_Rlap_v1, whole genome shotgun sequence genomic region, the following are encoded:
- the LOC139863416 gene encoding uncharacterized protein, giving the protein MANPQGWVEDLEYMGNDPGLVHAMLQRKTVRPERIDDAKYPEEEDDIWFRFKPNFSIRFGHREFCLVTGFLFSTRTDMVHYIPKDYEKDTAPIRKHLFPSIKESTNILIGDIEKKLLKSSRVGVSDDDVVRLAIILVVERAFMGKQSAHVVNKKFLYLVEDFSSVNKYPWGSRIWELTYEAVNEGFGVWESQLERGKAYTLAGFMWAFKVTTCLI; this is encoded by the exons ATGGCAAATCCTCAG GGATGGGTTGAAG ATCTTGAATACATGGGAAATGATCCCGGActtgtacatgcaatgctccaaCGTAAAACTGTACGGCCAGAAAGAATTGATGATGCTAAGTACCCAGAGGAGGAAGATGACATATGGTTTAGATTTAAGCCTAATTTTTCTATTAGATTTGGTCACCGAGAGTTTTGTCTAGTAACGGGATTTTTGTTCAGTACCCGTACGGATATGGTACATTACATCCCTAAAGATTATGAAAAAGATACGGCTCCAATTAGAAAACATTTATTTCCATCCATTAAAGAGAGCACAAACATTTTGATTGGGGATATTGAAAAGAAGCTTCTAAAAAGTAGTCGGGTTGGTGTTTCGGACGATGATGTGGTTCGACTAGCAATCATATTAGTGGTAGAGAGAGCTTTTATGGGTAAACAATCTGCCCATGTGGTGAACAAGAAGTTCTTATATTTAGTTGAAGATTTTTCAAGTGTTAATaagtacccatgggggtctcgtatatGGGAACTGACTTACGAAGCGGTTAATGAAGGGTTTGGTGTTTGGGAAAGCCAATTAGAGAGAGGCAAGGCATACACTTTGGCGGGATTTATGTGGGCATTTAAAGTAACGACATGTTTGATTtaa